A genomic stretch from Mya arenaria isolate MELC-2E11 chromosome 10, ASM2691426v1 includes:
- the LOC128204275 gene encoding uncharacterized protein LOC128204275: MAGESGDGKYWRRRDAFRRKRITSLPEAGSPHTRSKAELRLSEPGSLGHIRHSDTDIESSETEGMTEDVLRARSTCCQHSVGSSPNNSHIPDIRSSTCNETLNKQGSDQSGTFETYGDSVDVESQSCLLRSDNCCCCDQTTTNQMNRENNVSFTGENTPRRCSCHNAGNFSKSASFVLVEGNTASLSLRCRNGRCFVQKIQSRNICEGVVSRPTEIHCELFLSNDTETDDCESEGFISVKGQRYMGSDSESNRSSITFTSVPSSRSSFLSVRADKRNSYSVLHCAISKKLCCPNCGLQFPFKENAMPLVLNSDEPLHGQGDRSVKSLPREFVLKSNTKITNDANYQRVDISKISEEDNERHSDDEIVLDIHPDSKAICAKLSDENDSYSGVLNALHCHDNVTDNHNRSELNTDCMRTDESADVDEEIMGTEFSENTDCENEDHLFDIYDNVQSCWLCSKLGIDFFCRFSNKYFCVSCLDTHKERVPLSHIVASQNDID, translated from the coding sequence ATGGCAGGCGAGAGTGGGGACGGCAAATACTGGCGACGGCGCGATGCCTTTCGAAGAAAAAGAATAACCTCTCTTCCTGAAGCGGGTAGCCCTCACACTAGAAGTAAAGCAGAATTAAGACTGTCGGAACCTGGTAGCTTGGGACATATTCGACACTCCGATACGGACATTGAATCTTCTGAAACAGAAGGCATGACGGAAGACGTACTGCGAGCGCGATCAACATGTTGTCAACACTCCGTAGGTAGTTCTCCAAACAACAGTCATATCCCTGACATTCGAAGTTCTACATGTAATGAAACGCTTAACAAACAAGGCAGTGACCAAAGCGGCACATTTGAAACGTATGGTGATTCAGTGGATGTGGAAAGTCAGAGCTGTCTCCTCCGTAGTGACAATTGTTGTTGCTGTGACCAAACTACAACCAATCAGATGAATAGAGAAAATAACGTCTCATTCACTGGAGAAAATACACCGCGTCGCTGTTCATGTCATAATGCTGGCAACTtcagtaagagtgcatcttttgtTTTAGTGGAAGGAAATACTGCATCACTATCCCTCCGTTGTAGAAATGGTCGCTGTTTTGTGCAAAAGATTCAATCCCGGAACATTTGCGAAGGTGTTGTGAGTAGACCCACAGAAATACACTGCGAACTATTTTTAAGTAATGACACAGAGACAGACGACTGTGAAAGCGAAGGTTTTATATCTGTAAAAGGTCAAAGATATATGGGAAGTGATTCTGAGTCAAACCGCAGCTCAATAACATTCACATCTGTTCCATCTTCGAGGTCTTCATTTCTTTCTGTACGTGCAGATAAGAGAAACTCTTATTCAGTTTTGCATTGTGCCATCTCGAAGAAATTGTGTTGCCCCAATTGTGGCTTGCAGTTcccttttaaagaaaatgcaatGCCACTTGTTTTAAACAGTGATGAACCGTTACACGGACAAGGAGATCGATCAGTAAAATCTCTTCCGCGGGAATTCGTACTTAAATCAAATACTAAAATCACCAACGATGCCAATTATCAGCGAGTGGACATATCTAAGATATCAGAAGAAGATAACGAAAGGCATAGCGATGACGAAATCGTATTAGATATCCATCCAGATTCTAAAGCAATCTGTGCAAAGTTGAGCGATGAAAATGACTCATACTCAGGTGTATTGAATGCTCTACACTGCCACGACAACGTAACTGACAATCATAACAGAAGTGAATTGAATACCGATTGTATGAGAACAGACGAGAGCGCAGATGTTGACGAAGAAATCATGGGTACGGAATTCTCTGAAAATACGGACTGTGAAAATGAAGatcatttatttgacatttacgATAATGTTCAAAGCTGTTGGTTGTGTTCAAAATTAGGGATTGACTTCTTTTGTAGATTTTCTAACAAGTACTTCTGCGTCTCGTGTTTAGATACACATAAAGAACGGGTTCCATTATCCCATATCGTCGCCTCCCAAAATGACATCGATTAA